In Actinobacillus indolicus, a single genomic region encodes these proteins:
- the miaB gene encoding tRNA (N6-isopentenyl adenosine(37)-C2)-methylthiotransferase MiaB, whose protein sequence is MAKLHITTWGCQMNEYDSSKMADLLNSTHGLELTENPEDADVLLLNTCSIREKAQEKVFSQLGRWKNWKKDKPDLIIGVGGCVASQEGEHIRERAPFVDIVFGPQTLHRLPEMINQIRGGKSSVVDISFPEIEKFDRLPEPRAEGPTAFVSIMEGCNKYCSFCVVPYTRGEEVSRPVDDVLFEIAQLAEQGVREVNLLGQNVNAYRGETFDGGICTFAELLRLVASIDGIDRLRYTTSHPIEFTDDIIEVYKDTPELVSFLHLPIQSGSDRVLTMMKRNHTALEYKATIRKLREARPDIQISSDFIVGFPGETAEDFEQTMKVIEQVNFDMSFSFIYSARPGTPAADLPDDVSEDEKKERLYRLQQRINNQALQFSRAMLGTEQRILVEGPSKKDIMELTGRTENNRIVNFQGTPDMIGKFVDVKITDVYTNSLRGEVVRTEDQMGLRVVESAASVIARTRKEDELGVGKFVVNL, encoded by the coding sequence ATGGCAAAATTACATATTACGACTTGGGGATGCCAAATGAACGAGTATGACTCGTCGAAAATGGCAGATCTTTTAAATAGCACCCACGGTTTAGAACTGACAGAGAATCCTGAAGATGCAGATGTATTACTATTGAATACTTGCTCTATCCGTGAAAAAGCGCAGGAAAAAGTCTTCTCTCAACTTGGGCGTTGGAAAAACTGGAAAAAGGATAAACCAGACTTAATTATTGGCGTAGGTGGCTGTGTGGCTTCACAAGAAGGTGAACATATCCGTGAACGCGCACCTTTTGTGGATATCGTCTTTGGACCACAAACCTTACATCGCTTACCTGAGATGATTAACCAAATTCGTGGCGGTAAAAGTTCAGTGGTGGATATTAGTTTCCCTGAAATCGAGAAATTTGACCGCTTACCTGAGCCACGTGCAGAAGGCCCAACAGCCTTTGTCTCTATCATGGAAGGGTGTAACAAATATTGTTCATTCTGTGTCGTACCTTATACCCGTGGTGAAGAAGTCAGTCGCCCTGTGGATGATGTGTTATTTGAAATCGCACAACTGGCAGAGCAAGGGGTTCGCGAAGTGAACTTACTGGGGCAGAACGTGAATGCCTATCGTGGTGAAACCTTTGACGGTGGAATTTGTACCTTTGCTGAGTTATTGCGTTTAGTCGCATCTATTGATGGCATTGACCGTTTACGTTATACCACAAGTCACCCGATTGAATTTACCGATGATATTATCGAAGTATATAAAGATACCCCTGAATTGGTCAGTTTCTTACACTTACCAATTCAAAGTGGTTCAGATCGCGTGTTAACCATGATGAAACGTAATCACACGGCGTTAGAGTATAAAGCGACAATCCGTAAATTACGTGAAGCTCGTCCGGATATTCAAATCAGTTCCGATTTTATTGTGGGCTTCCCAGGTGAAACGGCAGAAGATTTTGAGCAGACGATGAAAGTGATTGAGCAGGTCAACTTTGATATGAGCTTCAGCTTTATCTATTCTGCACGTCCTGGTACGCCTGCGGCAGATTTACCAGATGATGTGAGCGAAGATGAGAAAAAAGAGCGTTTATATCGCTTACAGCAACGTATTAACAACCAAGCCTTACAGTTTAGCCGTGCGATGTTAGGCACAGAACAACGTATTTTGGTGGAAGGTCCGTCGAAAAAAGACATCATGGAATTAACGGGACGTACGGAAAATAACCGTATTGTTAATTTCCAGGGTACACCGGATATGATCGGTAAATTTGTCGATGTCAAAATCACGGATGTTTATACCAACTCGCTACGTGGCGAAGTGGTGAGAACTGAAGATCAAATGGGGCTTCGTGTTGTAGAGTCGGCGGCCAGTGTGATCGCTCGAACGCGTAAAGAAGACGAACTTGGCGTGGGCAAATTTGTCGTTAATTTGTAA
- the ptsH gene encoding phosphocarrier protein Hpr produces the protein MYSKDVTITAPNGLHTRPAAEFVKAAKGFASDVTVTSGGKSASAKSLFKLQTLGLTQGTVITISAEGEDEQKAVDFLVDLIPTLE, from the coding sequence ATGTACTCAAAAGATGTCACAATTACTGCGCCAAATGGCTTACATACACGTCCAGCAGCAGAATTCGTTAAAGCAGCAAAAGGCTTTGCGTCAGATGTTACAGTCACTTCAGGTGGTAAAAGTGCAAGTGCAAAAAGCTTATTTAAACTTCAAACATTAGGTTTAACTCAGGGTACAGTAATTACTATCTCTGCCGAAGGTGAAGATGAGCAAAAAGCTGTTGATTTCTTAGTAGATTTAATTCCTACATTAGAATAG
- the lpxB gene encoding lipid-A-disaccharide synthase gives MTTTSPLIAIVAGEISGDILGAGLIRALKIHYPNARFIGVAGERMLKEGCETLFDMEELAVMGLAEVVKHLPRLLKRRKQVIDTMLALKPDIFIGIDAPDFNLGVEEKLKAQGIKTIHYVSPSVWAWRQNRVHKIARATNLVLAFLPFEKAFYDRFNAPCRFIGHTMADAIALKPNRQEACRLLQLDENQRYVAILVGSRGSEVNFLTEPFLKTAQLLKAQYPDVQFLVPLVNEKRREQFEAIKAQVAPELEVITLAGNARAAMMVAEATLLASGTAALEAMLCKSPMVVGYKMKPLTYWLAKRLVKTDYISLPNLLANEPLVPELIQADCSPENLAKHLSIYLSQTPEDVAQKNALKRRFMELHQQIQCDADAQAAQAVVDVLNG, from the coding sequence ATGACAACAACATCTCCTCTTATTGCCATTGTTGCAGGTGAAATTTCAGGCGATATTTTGGGTGCGGGCTTAATCCGTGCATTAAAAATCCATTACCCTAATGCACGTTTTATCGGTGTTGCAGGAGAGCGGATGCTCAAAGAAGGCTGTGAAACGTTATTTGATATGGAAGAACTTGCGGTAATGGGATTGGCTGAAGTCGTCAAACATTTGCCTCGTTTGCTGAAACGCCGTAAGCAAGTCATTGACACCATGTTAGCCTTAAAACCTGATATTTTTATTGGGATTGATGCTCCTGATTTTAATCTTGGCGTAGAAGAAAAACTCAAAGCACAAGGAATCAAAACCATTCACTATGTGAGTCCATCAGTATGGGCGTGGCGACAAAATCGTGTCCATAAAATTGCGCGTGCAACAAATCTTGTTTTAGCCTTTTTACCTTTTGAAAAAGCCTTTTACGACCGTTTTAATGCCCCTTGTCGTTTTATCGGACATACCATGGCCGATGCGATTGCGTTAAAACCAAATCGCCAAGAGGCTTGCCGTTTATTGCAATTAGATGAAAATCAACGTTATGTAGCGATTCTAGTGGGAAGTCGTGGAAGTGAAGTGAATTTCCTGACAGAGCCGTTTTTAAAAACCGCACAATTACTGAAAGCTCAATACCCTGATGTTCAATTTTTAGTGCCTTTGGTTAATGAAAAACGCCGTGAACAATTTGAAGCGATCAAAGCACAAGTTGCTCCAGAATTAGAGGTAATCACCTTAGCAGGCAATGCTCGAGCTGCGATGATGGTGGCCGAAGCGACATTATTAGCATCTGGCACCGCCGCACTTGAAGCAATGTTGTGTAAATCGCCGATGGTTGTGGGATATAAAATGAAGCCATTAACCTATTGGCTTGCAAAAAGATTGGTGAAAACCGATTATATCTCTTTGCCAAATTTATTAGCAAACGAACCGCTTGTTCCAGAGCTTATTCAAGCGGATTGTTCCCCTGAAAATTTAGCAAAACATCTGAGCATTTACTTATCCCAAACGCCTGAAGATGTGGCTCAGAAAAATGCTTTGAAGCGACGCTTTATGGAATTACATCAACAGATCCAGTGCGATGCCGATGCTCAAGCAGCACAAGCGGTGGTCGATGTGTTAAACGGATAG
- a CDS encoding AMP-dependent synthetase/ligase: MATLDFHFVNRLRLQAKNFADRTAIRFVENQQWQELSWSEFQQNIDQLSYALLAQGLDVQDKIGIFANNMPRWTVADFAAMQIRAVAVPIYATNTAKQVEYIVNDADVKILFVSDQEQFDYVAEIANNCPQLAKIVAMKSSININNHPLACHWDDFIQVEPQADRLAQRLADKQLSDLFTLIYTSGTTGEPKGVMLDYANLAHQLISHDQALDISDKDVSLSFLPLSHIFERAWVAYVFHSGATNCYLEDTNHVPEALVAVKPTVMCAVPRFYEKIYTAVWDKVEKAPVHRRTLFKWAINVGERYLLASQPSALLTLQYRLANKLVFSKLRALLGGNIRMMPCGGAKLEPTIGLFFHSIGVNIKLGYGMTETTATVSCWADKGFNPNSIGTLMPNAEVKIGEENEILVRGGMVMRGYYKKPEETARAFTEDGFLKTGDAGEMDAQGNLFITDRIKELMKTSNGKYIAPQYIEGKIGKDKFIEQIAVIADAKKYVSALIVPCFDSLEEYAKQLNIKYHDRMELIKHSEIIQMFEKRIHELQKELASFEQIKKFTLLPQAFSAKMEEITPTLKLRRKVILQRYKEQIEKMYH; this comes from the coding sequence ATGGCTACTTTAGATTTTCATTTTGTTAATCGCCTTCGTTTACAAGCAAAAAATTTTGCAGATCGCACCGCTATTCGCTTTGTTGAAAACCAGCAATGGCAAGAACTTTCATGGTCTGAGTTTCAACAAAATATCGATCAACTCTCTTATGCCCTTTTAGCCCAAGGGCTTGATGTACAAGATAAAATTGGAATCTTTGCCAATAATATGCCCCGTTGGACAGTGGCAGATTTTGCAGCGATGCAAATTCGTGCTGTCGCTGTACCAATTTATGCCACCAATACGGCAAAGCAAGTGGAATATATTGTGAATGATGCGGATGTTAAAATTCTCTTTGTCAGCGATCAGGAACAGTTTGATTACGTTGCTGAAATAGCGAACAACTGTCCACAATTAGCCAAAATTGTGGCAATGAAAAGTAGCATAAATATTAATAATCACCCCCTTGCATGCCATTGGGATGACTTTATTCAAGTTGAGCCACAAGCGGATAGATTGGCTCAACGTTTAGCAGATAAACAGCTATCGGATTTATTCACCTTAATTTATACATCAGGAACCACAGGTGAACCTAAAGGGGTGATGTTAGATTATGCGAATCTTGCTCATCAATTAATCTCACACGATCAGGCTCTTGATATTAGTGATAAAGATGTTTCTTTATCTTTCTTACCTTTGTCGCATATTTTTGAGCGTGCTTGGGTTGCTTATGTGTTTCATAGTGGTGCAACAAATTGCTACTTGGAAGATACAAACCATGTGCCTGAAGCCTTAGTTGCGGTTAAGCCAACGGTGATGTGCGCAGTTCCCCGTTTTTATGAAAAAATTTATACGGCGGTATGGGATAAAGTGGAAAAAGCGCCAGTTCATCGTCGAACCTTGTTTAAATGGGCAATTAATGTGGGAGAGCGTTACTTACTAGCTTCTCAACCGTCGGCTTTATTAACGTTACAGTACCGCTTAGCGAATAAACTGGTCTTTTCAAAATTACGTGCATTACTAGGCGGAAATATCCGAATGATGCCTTGTGGCGGTGCAAAATTAGAACCAACCATTGGGCTGTTTTTCCACAGTATTGGGGTGAATATCAAACTCGGTTATGGAATGACTGAAACGACAGCAACGGTTTCTTGTTGGGCGGATAAAGGGTTTAACCCGAATTCAATCGGCACATTAATGCCAAATGCCGAAGTCAAAATTGGGGAAGAAAACGAAATTCTTGTGCGTGGTGGTATGGTGATGCGTGGTTATTACAAAAAGCCTGAAGAAACAGCAAGAGCCTTTACGGAAGATGGATTTTTAAAAACTGGCGACGCAGGGGAAATGGATGCACAGGGCAATCTATTTATTACAGATCGCATTAAAGAGTTGATGAAAACATCTAACGGTAAATATATCGCACCACAGTATATCGAAGGCAAAATTGGTAAAGATAAATTTATTGAGCAAATTGCGGTGATTGCAGATGCGAAAAAATATGTGTCAGCCTTGATTGTGCCGTGTTTCGACAGTTTGGAAGAGTATGCGAAGCAGTTAAACATTAAATATCATGACCGCATGGAGCTGATCAAACATTCCGAAATTATTCAGATGTTTGAAAAGCGTATCCATGAATTGCAAAAAGAGCTTGCGAGCTTTGAGCAAATTAAAAAATTCACGCTACTTCCGCAAGCCTTCAGTGCCAAAATGGAAGAAATTACGCCGACACTGAAACTACGTCGTAAAGTGATTTTACAGCGTTATAAAGAACAGATTGAAAAGATGTATCATTAA
- a CDS encoding porin: protein MKKTLFTLSALAMAASSAQAYTLVDNQETGTKLDFSGSLRLKWNSTSDKTEYTNGTTEREHVNHAVANNGSRFGFKLTQQLGNGFYGLGRVEWRFRGTSSSQHDFDDLYTRQLYAGIGHKQYGELTYGHMTTITDEVKRTDLPNTLSLSDGLLNSASRKVVQYTYSGIEGLKLGAFYGGHSQRGNDARDLANERKDVWGAGAIYNHKIDDLQSIKFGTGISSERFKQSNTGHTYDYTAYAFGTAYTYDKTTFGVDLERGVTRDQGTIGNKRIRKEIRTVLYQKLTDDWSAYTMYAYKTNRLDNVAGADTNKKTHEFMLGTEYYIVPKYLKTFVEWKTAKSNNYTNGVKSSKVRNNETVIGVRAYW from the coding sequence ATGAAAAAAACACTCTTTACTCTTTCTGCATTAGCTATGGCAGCGAGTTCTGCACAGGCTTATACTCTAGTAGATAATCAAGAAACTGGAACTAAATTAGATTTTAGCGGTTCTCTTCGTCTTAAATGGAACAGTACATCAGATAAAACGGAGTACACAAATGGTACAACAGAGCGTGAACATGTGAATCACGCAGTTGCTAACAATGGCTCACGTTTTGGCTTCAAATTAACCCAACAACTTGGTAATGGTTTCTATGGTTTAGGCCGTGTTGAATGGCGTTTCCGTGGTACATCAAGCTCACAACATGACTTTGATGACCTTTATACACGCCAACTTTATGCAGGTATTGGTCATAAACAGTATGGTGAATTAACCTACGGCCACATGACAACCATTACTGATGAAGTAAAACGTACAGACTTACCAAATACATTAAGCTTAAGTGATGGTTTATTAAATAGCGCATCACGTAAAGTTGTTCAATATACTTATAGCGGTATTGAAGGCTTAAAATTAGGTGCTTTCTACGGCGGTCATAGCCAACGTGGTAATGATGCTCGTGATCTTGCTAATGAGCGTAAAGATGTATGGGGTGCTGGAGCTATCTATAATCACAAAATTGATGATTTACAAAGCATCAAATTTGGTACAGGTATCTCTAGTGAACGTTTCAAACAAAGTAACACAGGACACACCTATGATTATACTGCCTATGCGTTTGGTACAGCGTATACTTACGATAAAACCACGTTTGGTGTAGACTTAGAGCGTGGTGTAACACGCGATCAAGGCACTATTGGTAATAAACGCATACGTAAAGAAATTCGTACCGTACTTTATCAGAAATTAACGGATGATTGGTCTGCTTATACGATGTATGCCTATAAAACAAACCGTTTAGATAATGTTGCAGGTGCTGATACCAACAAGAAAACTCACGAGTTTATGTTAGGAACAGAATACTATATCGTACCTAAATACTTAAAAACCTTTGTTGAGTGGAAAACAGCTAAATCGAATAACTATACAAATGGTGTGAAATCATCAAAAGTACGTAATAACGAAACTGTTATCGGTGTACGTGCTTACTGGTAA
- the manA gene encoding mannose-6-phosphate isomerase, class I, which produces MIFKLEGQYQHYDWGGESFIPNWLKLKQRENKPYAEYWLGAHRSAPSMIEFEGKWLPLDRVIDKAPKLLGEKSREQFGDELPFLLKILDVKLPLSIQLHPTKKEAEYGFERENEEGIPLNAPNRTYKDRNHKPEMMIALSDFWLLHGFKSEDAIKESLEKHPSLSRLAKAIETQSLPTVYAQIMQADQAQLAEWLLPIIDEKREAYQQDKLKLDDPDYWLLFTLDAMNISLDKLDAGLLCFYLFNIVNVKKGEGIYQGSGLPHAYLRGQNIELMAASDNVIRGGLTPKYVDIPALLHTIDYRAINPKIIPKAEENEESPIHHYPTPEAQDFAMQHLAFKPFDEETFYADSASILLVMSGSLYIDLGEDAIHLQQGESVFIASGSQVDLIGETDGYAMIATLP; this is translated from the coding sequence ATGATCTTTAAGCTAGAAGGTCAATACCAGCATTATGATTGGGGTGGCGAAAGTTTCATTCCTAATTGGCTTAAATTAAAACAACGAGAAAATAAGCCTTATGCAGAATATTGGTTAGGCGCTCATCGATCTGCGCCATCTATGATCGAGTTTGAAGGGAAATGGTTACCATTAGATCGTGTGATTGATAAAGCACCCAAACTCTTAGGAGAAAAATCCCGAGAGCAATTTGGGGATGAGTTACCTTTCTTATTGAAAATTTTGGATGTAAAGTTACCGCTTTCAATTCAATTACACCCGACCAAAAAAGAAGCAGAATACGGTTTTGAGCGAGAGAACGAAGAAGGTATTCCTCTGAATGCGCCAAATCGTACTTACAAAGATCGCAATCATAAACCTGAGATGATGATTGCTTTATCAGACTTTTGGTTACTGCATGGTTTTAAATCGGAAGATGCAATCAAAGAGAGTTTAGAAAAACATCCGTCATTATCTAGATTAGCAAAAGCGATTGAAACACAAAGCTTGCCTACGGTGTATGCCCAAATTATGCAAGCCGATCAAGCACAGTTAGCGGAATGGCTTTTGCCGATTATTGATGAAAAGCGTGAGGCTTATCAACAAGATAAACTGAAATTAGATGATCCTGATTATTGGCTATTATTTACCCTTGATGCTATGAATATCAGCCTAGACAAATTAGATGCAGGCTTACTCTGTTTTTATCTCTTTAACATTGTTAATGTGAAAAAAGGCGAAGGGATCTATCAAGGCTCAGGTTTACCCCATGCCTATTTGCGTGGACAAAATATTGAACTCATGGCAGCATCGGATAACGTAATTCGTGGCGGTTTGACCCCAAAATATGTTGATATTCCTGCGTTGTTACATACCATTGATTATCGAGCAATTAATCCCAAGATCATTCCTAAAGCAGAAGAAAATGAAGAATCGCCAATTCATCATTATCCAACGCCAGAAGCACAAGATTTTGCGATGCAACATTTGGCATTTAAGCCATTTGATGAAGAAACTTTCTATGCAGATAGTGCATCTATTCTTTTGGTAATGTCTGGGAGCTTATATATTGATTTAGGCGAAGATGCGATTCATTTACAGCAAGGTGAATCTGTTTTCATTGCATCGGGAAGCCAAGTTGATTTAATTGGTGAAACGGATGGTTATGCAATGATTGCAACATTGCCGTAA
- the crr gene encoding PTS glucose transporter subunit IIA, with amino-acid sequence MGFFDKLFGGKKEVATKEVKIYAPLSGEIVNIEDVPDVVFSEKIVGDGVAIRPNGDTIVAPVNGTIGKIFETNHAFSIESDEGIELFVHFGIDTVELKGEGFTRLAEEGQKVKVGEPIIKFDLALLEAKAKSVLTPVVISNMDEITNLQKLSGEVVKGESVVLTLTK; translated from the coding sequence ATGGGATTTTTTGATAAACTTTTCGGTGGCAAAAAAGAAGTTGCTACGAAAGAGGTAAAAATCTATGCACCGCTTTCAGGTGAGATTGTCAATATTGAAGATGTACCAGATGTTGTATTTTCTGAAAAAATCGTAGGCGATGGTGTCGCAATTCGTCCTAATGGCGATACAATCGTTGCACCTGTAAACGGTACTATTGGTAAAATTTTTGAAACTAACCATGCGTTTTCAATCGAATCAGACGAAGGTATTGAGTTATTCGTTCACTTCGGTATTGATACCGTAGAATTAAAAGGTGAAGGCTTTACTCGCCTTGCAGAAGAAGGTCAAAAGGTCAAAGTGGGTGAGCCAATCATCAAATTTGATCTTGCGCTACTTGAAGCAAAAGCGAAGTCAGTCTTAACCCCTGTTGTGATTTCAAACATGGATGAAATTACGAACTTACAAAAATTATCAGGTGAAGTGGTTAAAGGCGAAAGCGTTGTTTTAACCTTAACTAAATAA
- the ptsI gene encoding phosphoenolpyruvate-protein phosphotransferase PtsI: MITGIAASPGIVFGKALVLKEEPIVLNTQKITEAQIDAEKAKFFAGREKAVAQLTAIKEKARRTLGEEKEAIFEGHLMILEDEELEEEILGYVEENLVTADVAASKIIDMQATMLAEIDDEYLKERAGDIRDIGNRLIRNILGMNIVDLGDIQEEAILVAYDLTPSETAQLNLDKVLGFVTDIGGRTSHTSIMARSLELPAVVGTNNVTSLVNTGDILILDAINNEVHINPSAEQLEKAKALQTKIAEEKAELAKLKDLPAETLDGHRIEVVGNIGTIRDVDGVLRNGGEGVGLYRTEFLFMDRNQLPGEEEQFQAYKEIVEAMNGKLVVLRTMDIGGDKELPYLELPKEMNPFLGWRAVRIGLVRREILDTQLRAVLRASAFGKLAVMFPMIISVEEIRELKGIITELKAQLHTEGKAFDNNLQIGVMVETPSAAVNARHLAKEVDFFSIGTNDLTQYTLAVDRGNELIAHLYNPLTPSVLNLIKQVIDASHAEGKWTGMCGELAGDVRATALLLGMGLDEFSMSAISVPHVKKLVRSINYADAKALADKALAQPTAADIEHLVEEFYQKLN, encoded by the coding sequence ATGATCACAGGTATCGCAGCTTCACCAGGTATTGTATTTGGTAAAGCGCTTGTACTAAAAGAAGAACCGATTGTTCTTAATACACAAAAAATTACTGAAGCTCAGATCGATGCTGAGAAAGCTAAGTTCTTTGCAGGTCGTGAAAAAGCTGTAGCGCAACTTACCGCAATTAAAGAAAAAGCAAGACGTACTCTTGGCGAAGAGAAAGAAGCGATCTTTGAAGGTCACTTAATGATCTTAGAAGATGAAGAGCTTGAAGAAGAAATTCTAGGCTATGTTGAAGAAAATTTAGTGACCGCAGATGTTGCCGCTAGCAAAATTATTGATATGCAAGCAACGATGCTCGCAGAAATTGACGATGAGTATCTGAAAGAGCGTGCTGGCGATATCCGTGATATTGGAAACCGTTTAATTCGCAATATTCTAGGTATGAATATTGTGGACCTTGGTGATATTCAAGAAGAAGCTATCCTCGTTGCCTACGATTTAACCCCATCAGAAACAGCTCAATTAAATTTAGATAAAGTACTTGGCTTTGTGACGGATATTGGTGGACGTACTTCACATACCTCAATCATGGCTCGTTCATTAGAGCTTCCAGCGGTGGTGGGTACCAATAACGTTACATCGCTAGTCAATACAGGTGATATCTTAATCCTTGATGCGATTAACAACGAAGTGCATATCAATCCTTCTGCAGAACAACTTGAAAAAGCGAAAGCATTGCAAACTAAAATTGCAGAAGAAAAAGCTGAGCTTGCTAAATTAAAAGATTTACCAGCGGAAACCTTAGATGGTCACCGTATTGAAGTGGTTGGAAACATCGGAACTATCCGTGATGTGGATGGCGTATTACGTAACGGTGGTGAAGGTGTTGGTTTGTATCGTACTGAATTCTTATTCATGGATCGTAACCAATTACCAGGTGAAGAAGAGCAGTTCCAAGCGTATAAAGAAATTGTTGAAGCAATGAACGGCAAACTTGTGGTGCTTCGCACCATGGATATTGGTGGCGATAAAGAGTTACCATACTTAGAATTACCAAAAGAGATGAACCCGTTCTTAGGCTGGCGTGCTGTGCGTATCGGCTTAGTTCGTCGTGAAATTTTAGATACACAATTACGTGCTGTATTACGTGCATCTGCCTTTGGTAAATTAGCGGTCATGTTCCCAATGATTATTTCTGTGGAAGAGATTCGCGAATTAAAAGGTATTATTACCGAGCTTAAAGCTCAACTTCATACGGAAGGCAAAGCCTTTGATAATAACTTACAAATTGGTGTGATGGTAGAAACACCATCCGCAGCGGTAAATGCTCGTCACCTTGCAAAAGAAGTTGATTTCTTTAGTATTGGTACCAATGATTTAACCCAATATACCCTAGCGGTTGACCGTGGTAATGAATTGATTGCTCACTTATATAATCCATTAACACCGTCAGTTTTGAACTTAATCAAACAAGTAATTGATGCCTCTCATGCAGAAGGTAAATGGACGGGTATGTGTGGTGAGTTAGCGGGTGATGTGCGTGCAACTGCACTATTACTTGGTATGGGCTTAGACGAGTTCAGTATGAGTGCGATTTCTGTACCTCACGTGAAGAAATTAGTTCGCAGTATTAATTATGCAGATGCGAAAGCGTTAGCGGATAAAGCACTTGCTCAGCCAACAGCAGCTGATATTGAACATTTAGTTGAAGAGTTTTACCAAAAGCTTAACTAA
- a CDS encoding DUF986 family protein: MTNILLIIAIILSLIYIVYDQIIMDKLKGKTKLMIRLVRQANIDTGILIALIALILFQGVQNGIEPLTVFLLFGCIVLAVYSAFICYPRLLLKEQGFFFGNIYFLYSNIEQINLSEQSVLVIDLKSKKRLFVRIQHAEDIEKVVTFFGGYKS, from the coding sequence ATGACAAATATTCTTCTTATCATTGCAATAATCTTAAGTCTAATCTATATCGTCTATGATCAGATCATCATGGATAAACTTAAAGGCAAAACAAAATTAATGATTCGTTTAGTTCGGCAAGCGAATATTGATACAGGAATTTTGATTGCATTGATTGCTCTTATTCTGTTTCAAGGTGTACAGAATGGTATTGAGCCATTAACGGTTTTTCTGCTTTTTGGTTGTATTGTCCTTGCCGTTTATTCTGCATTTATCTGTTATCCAAGGCTATTATTGAAGGAGCAAGGTTTCTTTTTTGGAAATATTTATTTCCTTTATAGCAACATTGAGCAAATAAATTTGTCTGAGCAAAGTGTACTTGTCATTGATTTAAAAAGTAAAAAACGTTTATTCGTTCGTATTCAGCATGCAGAAGATATTGAAAAGGTCGTTACTTTTTTTGGAGGATACAAATCATGA
- the asd gene encoding aspartate-semialdehyde dehydrogenase gives MQNVGFIGWRGMVGSVLMDRMVQENDFANINPVFFTTSQAGQKAPVFAGKDAGTLKNAFDIDELQKLDIIVTCQGGDYTNEVYPKLKATGWNGYWIDAASALRMQDDAIIVLDPVNQHVITEGLQKGIKTFVGGNCTVSLMLMAIGGLFEKDLVEWVSVATYQAASGAGAKNMRELLVQMGELEDSVKAELADPASSILEIERKVTAEMRSEDFPTANFGAPLAGSLIPWIDKLLPETGQTKEEWKGYAETNKILGLSANPIPVDGLCVRIGALRCHSQAFTIKLKKDLPLAEIEQIIAAHNEWVKVIPNDKETTLRELTPAKVTGTLTVPVGRLRKLAMGPEYLAAFTVGDQLLWGAAEPVRRILVQLVK, from the coding sequence ATGCAAAACGTTGGTTTTATCGGATGGCGTGGTATGGTGGGATCTGTATTAATGGATCGTATGGTACAAGAAAATGACTTCGCTAATATTAACCCAGTATTCTTTACTACATCACAAGCGGGTCAAAAAGCCCCTGTTTTTGCAGGTAAAGATGCTGGCACCTTAAAAAATGCTTTTGACATTGATGAATTACAAAAATTAGACATCATCGTGACCTGTCAAGGCGGTGATTACACCAACGAAGTCTATCCAAAATTAAAAGCAACAGGTTGGAACGGTTATTGGATCGATGCAGCCTCTGCATTACGTATGCAAGATGATGCAATCATTGTGTTAGACCCAGTAAACCAACACGTGATCACCGAAGGTTTACAAAAAGGCATTAAAACTTTCGTGGGTGGAAACTGTACCGTAAGCTTAATGTTAATGGCAATCGGCGGTTTATTTGAGAAAGATCTCGTAGAATGGGTATCTGTCGCGACTTACCAAGCGGCTTCTGGTGCGGGTGCGAAAAACATGCGTGAATTGTTAGTTCAAATGGGTGAACTCGAAGATTCAGTAAAAGCAGAATTGGCTGATCCAGCTTCATCAATTTTAGAGATCGAGCGTAAAGTGACTGCAGAAATGCGTTCAGAAGATTTCCCAACAGCAAACTTTGGAGCACCGCTTGCAGGTAGCTTAATTCCTTGGATTGACAAATTATTACCAGAAACAGGGCAAACCAAAGAAGAGTGGAAAGGCTACGCAGAAACCAACAAAATTTTAGGTTTAAGTGCAAATCCAATTCCAGTTGATGGTTTATGCGTACGTATCGGTGCATTACGTTGCCATAGCCAAGCGTTCACTATCAAACTCAAAAAAGATTTACCATTAGCAGAAATTGAACAAATCATTGCAGCTCACAATGAGTGGGTGAAAGTCATTCCAAATGATAAAGAAACCACATTACGTGAATTAACACCGGCGAAAGTAACTGGTACATTAACTGTTCCGGTGGGTCGGTTACGCAAACTAGCAATGGGGCCTGAATACTTAGCGGCATTTACAGTCGGTGACCAATTATTATGGGGTGCAGCAGAGCCTGTGCGTCGTATTTTGGTACAGTTAGTTAAATAA